The stretch of DNA TATGGCCAAGATACGGGCCACGCCGAATCAAGTCAAACGCCGATGGTGCCGCAAGTTGCGGTGCCCCTGCCGCTTACATCGCGGACCGAGAGGCCGGCCGGCTATTGCCGCGACCACGGGAAGGGGACCGTGAGGCCCACGCGATAGTCGCCGTCGGCCCCACCGCTCACCTGGAGCCGGTAGGTTGCGAACGCGTCCACCGCGCTCAGGACGTGGTTGGCCAAGATGATCCCCAGGTCCGATGTGGCCCGACGCACCGCGTCGTTGGCCTTGTTGATGGTCCAGCGGTACAGGTCCTGTTCCAACTGGGCATTGCGCCACGACCACCGGTATGCCGGTTGCACGGCACGTCGCTCGTAGAACTGCACCGCCTGCTGGTACTGCGGGGAATTCACGGGCGGAGGCGCCGACGGATTGGGCCAGAAGTTCTGTCGCGCCAGGAGCCACATCGCTCCGTTATACGTCGACTCGTCCGTTTCCGGCTGCACGTTGGTCGAGGACCCGGACAGACTGTACACCCCGCTTTCGAGGAAATGCTCCATCTGCTCGTAGTAGGGCCACGTCCCCACCGGCGGATCGCTCGTGAACGGTGAGCGCGCCACCTGCGCGGCGAGGTCGCGGTACGCGCTGCGCTGCTGGCGCCAGTCCCGCTCGTCCTTGAAGTACTGCAGCCAGACGAACCCTTCGACAGCCAGATACACCAGCGCTCGTTGCTGGTGGAGCACCGCCTGGCCGACTCCCGGGACAAGACCCGACGCGATCGGCGCCGTCCAGGGAGGGATCTCGATGCCGAATGCCCCGGGCGCGGGAACCGCCGCCGGCCACACGGCCAGCCGCGGCGTCGGCAGCACCGCGGGCCGCAGCGGGGGCGTCATCCGCTGCGACGTAGCCGGCGGCGCCGCCACCGCCAACGCGAGCCCCGCCACCAGCAGCCGCCGCATCAGAAGAGCACGCGGAGCGAGAAATACGTGGGCGGCTGCCCCGTGTTGGCCACGTTGTCACTCAACATCCGCGCAATATCCAACACCAACCGCCCCGTGGACGCCCCCACGCCGATCGTGGGCCCCGACCCTCCGGGGCCTTCGTACACGTAGCCTGCCCGCACGTGGACCTTCTGCTGCCACCCCAGATCGGCTCCCAGCCGCAGTCCAGGCCCCGACGCCGGTATCGAGTTCACGACGCCGGCCCCGATCCGCAATTCGGCGTCCGGACCCAGTGAGGCGATGTGCGGCACGTACGTGACTCCGATGTCGAGTCGCGTCGGAAGGGGGTCTGCTTGGGGAGCGTCGTTGACTTGCAGCCGGGGCCCGACGTTGCGCAGGGCCACGCCAAGGTAGAGCGACGAATCGCTCAGCAGCCGGAACTGCGCCCCGAAATCGAGGGCCGTCGTCGAGGTCCCCTGCGTCGGAAGGCCGGCACAGCCCCCGCTGCAGTTGATGCCGCGCTCGTAGAACTTGTAGTTGAGCCCCACCGACGCATGCGATCCGACGTTTCCGGCGAACGTGGCGGCAAAGATGGTCGCGCGCGGGGTGAATGTGCCGTAGGTCCCCGTGGCGTCGGTCACGTCCTGCGTGCCGTAGCTGTACAGGTCGGCCGAGAGCGCCACCACCCCCACGGGCGCCACGGGAAGGACGAACGTGATGGCGTCCCCCGTGACGGCGAAGGTCTGGCTGTGGTGGATGGCAAGCTCACGCGATGGCTCGCGCGCCATGGCCGCCGGATTCCACCACACGCTCTCGCTGCCGAGATAGTCCGCCACCACCGCTTGTCCGAGTCCAACCGCACGGGCGCCCACCGGCAGGACGAGTTCGAGCCCGCCAGCGGTCGCGACCCCACCCTGCGCGCACAACGGGGCGGCGCCCAGGCTCGTGCCGAGCGCGACCGCCAACGTCCCCAGGAAGCGGGCCCGACGGTGGCTAGTAAGGAATCGCCTCATCGATCAGCATGATCGGGATGTCGTCGCGGACGGGGTACTTGAGCCGGCAGGCCGCGCACACCAGTTCCTGGTCTTCCGGCCGGTAT from Gemmatimonadaceae bacterium encodes:
- a CDS encoding Trm112 family protein — translated: MSLSPQLLQILVCPKCKSALEYRPEDQELVCAACRLKYPVRDDIPIMLIDEAIPY